A genomic region of Azoarcus sp. KH32C contains the following coding sequences:
- a CDS encoding response regulator, with protein MNKPSGRVSAYITGLSLVIALTIAISLPSLYWVLKHQQLQAEVDVESAINAREIMEVVAVDPENWQQERILREKIEEDQTATDLPEYRGVMNAEGKVIAETAPLETSWIVEHRSAIADDGEEYGSMTVARDLRPVLLHTGIVGLLALLLGLSVFAVLRIVPLRALDRALKELQDLNDELEERVTERTRALSAAQQEAEAASHSKSAFLANMSHEIRTPMNSVLGMAHLLMRTPLAPVQQNYAEKIMLSGQHLLRLIDQILDLSKIEAGKLILEVAPFDIRLVAANVSSLMEERATAKNLDFACHLPPTLDRMLLGDSLRLAQILINLSGNAIRFTDAGRVEIHVSIDEESESDVLLRFEVRDTGIGLTAGDRERIFRSFEQADVSTTRKFGGTGLGLAISTQLAELMNGTLDVSSNPGEGSTFWFTARFAKGERLSNDVVVATAGKACLEAEISRYRQLLQGRNILLAEDHPLNQMVARALLEDVGCVVTIAGNGKEALDLLRDTKLRFDCVLMDVQMPVMDGYEATRQIRADASLDDVFVVAMTANATREDHMSCVDAGMDDFLTKPVDPAKLYAMLAAMLADAPPAQLPFGKDSTPDRRPPAASQPIDPELLPDFDPATLEKLSGHNRQKQIYFADIFRTSTQSDLEKIAVALDVRDFDEASEIAHRIKGSARTIGALRLGELSFVMEKLRRSGDIDSARGTLERMKATFHEVSTAIERLFTAS; from the coding sequence GTGAATAAACCCTCCGGTCGGGTCTCGGCCTACATCACCGGCCTCAGTCTGGTGATCGCGCTGACGATTGCAATCAGCCTTCCGTCGCTTTATTGGGTGCTCAAGCATCAGCAGCTTCAAGCCGAAGTCGATGTCGAGAGCGCGATCAATGCTCGCGAGATCATGGAGGTGGTGGCAGTCGACCCGGAGAACTGGCAGCAAGAACGGATCCTCCGAGAGAAGATCGAGGAGGATCAGACCGCGACGGATCTTCCCGAGTACCGTGGCGTCATGAATGCCGAGGGCAAGGTGATTGCCGAGACGGCGCCCCTCGAAACAAGCTGGATCGTCGAGCATCGCAGTGCAATCGCGGACGACGGCGAGGAGTACGGTTCGATGACCGTCGCACGCGACCTGCGACCCGTGTTGCTGCATACCGGCATCGTGGGGCTGCTGGCGTTGCTGCTCGGCTTGAGTGTATTTGCTGTCCTGCGCATCGTGCCGCTGCGCGCGCTGGATCGGGCGCTCAAGGAGCTTCAGGATCTGAACGACGAACTTGAAGAGCGGGTGACGGAGCGCACGCGCGCGCTGTCCGCGGCCCAACAGGAGGCAGAGGCTGCAAGTCATTCCAAGAGCGCATTCCTTGCCAACATGAGCCATGAAATCCGCACGCCGATGAACAGCGTGCTCGGCATGGCGCACCTGCTGATGCGCACCCCGCTCGCCCCCGTGCAGCAGAACTATGCCGAAAAGATCATGCTTTCCGGCCAGCACCTGCTGCGCCTCATCGACCAGATTCTCGATCTGTCAAAGATCGAGGCCGGCAAACTGATCCTCGAGGTTGCGCCATTCGATATCCGGCTGGTGGCCGCGAACGTTTCCAGCCTGATGGAGGAGCGAGCCACCGCAAAGAATCTCGATTTTGCGTGCCATCTCCCGCCCACGCTCGACCGGATGCTGCTCGGCGACTCGCTGCGCCTGGCTCAGATTTTGATCAATCTGAGCGGCAACGCGATCAGGTTCACCGATGCAGGCCGTGTCGAGATCCATGTTTCGATCGACGAGGAGAGCGAATCCGACGTCCTGCTGCGCTTTGAGGTGCGGGACACGGGGATCGGTCTGACCGCAGGCGACAGGGAGCGGATCTTCCGTTCCTTCGAGCAGGCCGACGTGTCGACCACGCGCAAGTTCGGAGGGACCGGGCTGGGTCTTGCGATCAGCACACAATTGGCCGAATTGATGAACGGCACGCTCGACGTGTCCAGTAATCCGGGCGAAGGCAGCACCTTCTGGTTCACGGCCCGATTCGCGAAGGGCGAGCGCTTGTCCAACGACGTCGTGGTCGCCACGGCGGGCAAGGCGTGCCTGGAGGCGGAAATTTCCAGGTATCGGCAGCTGCTGCAAGGGCGGAACATCCTGTTGGCTGAAGACCATCCCCTGAACCAGATGGTCGCCCGCGCCTTACTTGAGGATGTGGGCTGCGTGGTCACTATCGCCGGCAATGGCAAGGAGGCGCTCGACCTGTTGCGTGACACCAAGCTGCGCTTCGATTGCGTGCTGATGGACGTGCAGATGCCGGTCATGGATGGCTACGAAGCGACGCGCCAGATCCGCGCCGATGCTTCGCTGGACGACGTGTTTGTCGTCGCGATGACCGCCAACGCGACGAGGGAAGACCACATGAGCTGCGTCGACGCCGGCATGGACGACTTCCTCACCAAGCCGGTCGACCCCGCAAAGCTCTACGCGATGCTCGCGGCGATGCTCGCGGACGCGCCACCGGCCCAGCTGCCATTCGGGAAGGATTCGACTCCGGACCGGAGACCGCCCGCCGCTTCGCAGCCGATCGACCCGGAGCTACTGCCTGACTTTGATCCAGCGACACTCGAGAAACTGTCCGGGCACAATCGGCAGAAACAGATTTACTTCGCCGATATCTTCAGGACCTCCACCCAATCCGACCTCGAGAAGATCGCTGTCGCCTTGGATGTCCGGGATTTTGACGAAGCCTCGGAAATCGCGCATCGCATCAAGGGATCGGCTCGAACCATCGGCGCATTGCGGCTCGGCGAACTGAGCTTTGTGATGGAAAAGCTGCGGCGATCGGGCGATATCGACAGTGCGCGCGGGACCCTGGAACGGATGAAAGCAACGTTTCACGAGGTCTCCACCGCAATCGAAAGGCTCTTTACGGCCTCCTGA